From Gopherus evgoodei ecotype Sinaloan lineage chromosome 15, rGopEvg1_v1.p, whole genome shotgun sequence, one genomic window encodes:
- the WFIKKN2 gene encoding WAP, Kazal, immunoglobulin, Kunitz and NTR domain-containing protein 2, which produces MDIKGKKGPVGMPKEATCDRFMCIQQGSECDIWDGQPVCKCKDRCEKEPSFTCASDGLTYYNKCYMDAEACTKGITLNVVTCRYHLTWPNTSPIPPETTVRPTTAYSETTIIDILPPALVNNPVHQSVYVGETVSFLCDVTGRPKPEITWEKQTDGKEKIIMKPNHVRGNVVVTNIAQLVIYNTQLQDAGIYTCTAKNMGGILRVDFPLSVVKGEPASKEASQNKTHFPTDECLKQPDSEDCGEEQTRWYYDAKKNNCFTFIYGNCNSNLNHFETYENCMLTCMNGPINICKLPALQGHCKAYEPRWAYNSLTKQCQSFIYGGCEGNENNFESKEACEEMCPFPKNTHCKACKPRQKLVTSFCKSDFVILGRITELTEDQDSGHALVTVEEILKDEKMGLKFLGKEPLEITLLNMDWSCPCPNMTTVDGQLIIMGDVHNGMAVLQPDSFVGISSVRRVRKLREVIHKKTCELLKEFLGLH; this is translated from the coding sequence ATGGACATCAAGGGGAAGAAAGGACCTGTCGGGATGCCTAAAGAGGCCACTTGTGACCGTTTCATGTGTATCCAGCAAGGCTCCGAGTGTGATATCTGGGATGGACAGCCTGTATGCAAATGCAAAGATAGGTGTGAAAAAGAGCCCAGCTTTACCTGTGCCTCCGATGGACTCACCTATTACAACAAGTGTTATATGGATGCAGAAGCTTGCACCAAAGGCATTACTCTAAATGTAGTCACTTGCCGGTACCATCTCACCTGGCCAAATACCAGCCCTATCCCTCCAGAGACTACAGTGCGCCCTACCACAGCCTATTCAGAGACAACCATCATTGACATCCTGCCACCCGCTCTAGTTAACAATCCAGTCCATCAGTCAGTCTATGTGGGAGAGACTGTTAGCTTTCTTTGTGATGTCACAGGCAGACCCAAACCAGAAATTACTTGGGAGAAGCAAACGGACGGTAAGGAAAAAATCATTATGAAGCCGAATCACGTCAGGGGGAATGTCGTGGTTACTAACATTGCCCAGCTGGTAATCTATAACACTCAGCTGCAAGATGCAGGCATTTACACATGCACTGCAAAAAACATGGGTGGTATTCTCAGAGTTGATTTCCCATTATCAGTTGTCAAAGGAGAACCTGCATCAAAAGAAGCATCCCAAAACAAAACCCATTTCCCAACTGATGAGTGTCTAAAGCAGCCAGACAGTGAAGACTGTGGGGAAGAGCAGACGAGGTGGTATTATGACGCAAAGAAAAACAACTGCTTTACATTCATTTATGGGAACTGTAATAGCAACCTGAACCACTTTGAGACCTATGAGAACTGTATGTTAACATGTATGAATGGCCCAATCAACATCTGCAAACTGCCAGCCCTTCAGGGTCATTGCAAAGCCTATGAGCCCAGATGGGCATACAACAGTTTGACAAAGCAATGCCAATCTTTCATTTATGGTGGCTGCGAAGGCAATGAGAATAACTTTGAGAGCAAAGAGGCCTGCGAAGAGATGTGCCCTTTCCCTAAAAACACTCACTGCAAAGCCTGCAAACCTCGCCAAAAGCTGGTGACGAGCTTCTGCAAAAGCGACTTTGTGATCCTAGGCCGTATAACGGAACTAACTGAAGACCAAGACTCGGGACACGCGCTGGTGACAGTGGAAGAGATTCTAAAGGATGAAAAAATGGGATTAAAATTCCTGGGAAAGGAACCTCTAGAAATCACCCTTTTAAATATGGACTGGAGCTGCCCATGCCCCAATATGACCACGGTGGATGGTCAGCTTATCATCATGGGTGATGTCCACAATGGGATGGCCGTGCTGCAGCCAGACAGCTTTGTGGGCATCTCCAGTGTCCGGCGTGTACGGAAGCTTCGTGAAGTCATCCACAAGAAAACCTGTGAGCTTCTGAAAGAATTCTTAGGACTACACTAA